CTTATATAAGATAATTTCAATATCTTGGTGGATCCAGAAAAAGCTAAAGTTTATGTAGAAACATAAAACCGTCTAATCTGCTTGAAATGGtctattttcatttctccTCTTATAGTCTCAGACCAAATCAAAAGTAAATCGAAATCGTTCtaaataattgtattaattctataatgaaattaatttaatttaaaatgaaagtaTTTTCCCATTAAAGCTGGATTCACTCTCTGGGATGTTTCTTCGTGTCTATTTCGTTTGCAATATACTGTAAAAGAATCACATTTGCTGGCAGGTGCAGTTACGACTACTTGGAAATCTCTGAACCAGACGCAGACGTGCCTGCTCGACGTCTGTGTCACGATTGGAGCGGCAAGCTCAAGCTTTTGCGGCACATAAGCAAAGGGTCAGAGCTGCAGCTGCTCTTTTCCTCTGATTACTCGCATCGCTTCGGAGGATTCAAGGCCCGCGTTTTCATGGAGAATGGTGAGTTCTGTTTTTGCAATATGCAGATGTAGTAAAATATCATCCTGGGAATATTTTATCATGAGAACTTATGAGATTTCCCCATTTTacagagcaaacaaaataactATTGTTTTTGCTACATTCCTACTATAAACCCTTGACACATTAAAACATAATGTGCGCTAACGCCACAAAGCCCCCCTTTGGTCAAAAACCTTTCCTGTGTACGTGTTGCAGACAAGTTTGAGTGTGCAGAGAGCCGAGAGATTAAGTACAACAGCTCGTGCTACCTGTTCATCGGATTCCCGGAGGTAACGTGGACCACAGCAAGACAAGTCTGCCGTGGCATCAATGTGAGTAAACTTCAAAGGAATCTGGATTACTGCTCAATTTGCCGAATCggatccaattttatttcctcttgattaaaaaagtgctCCATTGGAGAAATGGCTAGCAGCTTTTATTCCAAAGGGGAAATCTGCCTCGGAGGAATTCTAAATAAACGGCCGCAGTTGGCTTGTTTCCACGCTCGCCATTGATCAGCAGCCGCCTTTCATTCCTCCTCGGTGGTTCGGCGGGCTGCAAATTTGCACAAAGGACGAGATTGTAATTAGCAGATCCTGCCGATGAGATGTATATGCGGGCAGCCATCGACCGGATTCTTTTGATTGCAATCGATTTCAAAACCGTTTTCAGCGGTGAGAAAATGTGTAATTTCCCTAAATGGCATCGCAGGCGCCCGCTTGGACGCGATTAATTGGAATTGTGTGCGCAGCTGGGGTGCCCTATTTTTCACGGGCACGCGATGTAATTAAATGCGAGTGGTCCGCTCCGAGCTTTTTCACTCTGATGGATTAGCCAGCAATTCCATTTGCGCAAGTCCAACCTTTTATGAGGCAAAAATTACaagcacaattaaaattaccacTTAAACAGGaacttttgacaaaattttctacaaaacaaataatttattgctggttatttgttttaatgtgTTTCACGCAAAATTTCTTTGTTACACGAACTTCTTACCTATTTTCTGCgcaacaaattttgtaattattcgTTTTAGCTTTTacttattattgattttctttcaagaaagcaataaaacttCACCATTAAAAGTCAATCAATCATCTTCGTGACATTTTCTTGCAAAGAACGAGTATGCTCGCGACTGAACTTTGGTGCATGGATAATTACTCAAAACCAAGAAGGTGCCTAGACTTTAGGGTTGGGAAAGTTTAAATCTAATATATTAAGTAGAAACTGTTTTGTATTGAACAGattaaacagctgaaataaACCCTTGGTGAGTGTTTTACCACTATTAATTCCCGAGAATATTTCACCTCTGTGCGGTCGTGGTACTTATACTGAGTTTCAAAGCCGTTAACAAAACAATCAAGCTTCATAGACTGtatgaaatgaaaagcaatttaacggcctttctcattatttctgtaaaaaaagaatagggaattttaattgaaattccgcCAGAGAACAAAAGCCTTGGGCAGAACAAAGAGGCGAGCAGGAAGGAAGGAATCGAAAGTTTGCCCTTACGCGCATCTTTTGTCTCTCAGGTTTCTATTCATTAATTGTTTCATCAGCCGAAAACTCCACACAGGAGCGCGTTCATGAaagagataattaaaattctccttCCTTCTCTCTCCACGGTGGGATtaatttgaggaaattttcgagccgcaaataattacataatGCGTTTTTTGCAGGCTGAGCTAGCTAGCGTGCACGACAACGACGAACAATCTTTCCTCACGACAGCGTTGCGAAATTCAGAGCAATACTCAGCAAACTCTGTCTTTTGGCTCGGCGGCCGCTTAGAGGCAAACTCGACACAGCTGACTTGGTCTGACCAGAGTTTGGCCTCTTTCACGGGTATGACTTGAAAATGTAACCTTCCTTTTTTATGTAtctgattatttaaaaaaaacataataaagaAGATATAGTTTCAGCTGAGAACTGGCAATGATATGCATTTCTCACTTTTCCTTTTGCCTAATTcactttttatcattttttattttatctccttTGATGTTTTATGTTTCTTCTTATCATGTCAAagtacaaatattttacaaaatagcaattaaattattttatgtgatCATTTGTTGCTCACAACTTTTGCTAATAATTCCTCATCGACTGGTATTGCTTAGGTCAATTAATTAGAAGTTTGCTTTCACGTGAGTTATTGCATgtgacatttaattttgtcattagCTTGGCCTGCGGGCGTGCAGGCGAGCAGGGAGGACCGTTGTCTCGCGGTCGGATGGCAGACCGCACCCACAGTCGGATTATCCAGTGGCCTCTACTGGCAAGCACAAAGGTGTTCGCTTGTCGGCGGATTTGTCTGCCAACGCAGAATTCAAGGTAAGCAGCTTTTTAACAACAAGGCAGAGATAAATGTTTCCAAGTTTCTCTCTCTAAACACTACAtggctaaaatattattaatttaattttcgttggGATTATGTATTTATGAACAATCCTGtgaattagataaaatttatttatttttatcttcttcaaatttttctattaatttacaattttgttgcCTCATAATCAGATCTACCAGGCGCTCTGAGCACCAACAAAACGGTCGAGGGAACTTCTGGATTGCTGCAATCTCCAAATTTTCCTCAAGCCTATCCGGCCAACGTAGATTATTGGGTCAAAATCACTGCGCCAGCAAACTCAAGGCTTATTGTCTCATTCAAGAAGATTGATTTGGAGCCTCAGTCCGAGTGCCTGTATGATTTCATCGCGATGTGGAACTACGATGAGACCGAGCCAGCCGAAACTGTCTGTGGCACAAAAACAGAAGAAGAGCTCAAATTGTTAGTAGTTATATTCtcatcaatgaaaaaaatgaactaaaaattgTTCAGGTTTCGGTTCGTTTCGACAAGCAACCAGGTCTTGGTTCACTTCCGTTCGGACTTTTCAATCTCAGGGTCAGGATTTGAGCTAGAATGGAAGGCCGTCCCCTTGTTAGGCTGCCCAGAGCAGACCCTAATGGCCAATGAgggcaaatttaaatcaccaaACTTCCCCGACTTCCTGCTCACCAATTTAGATTgcacaatcaatattttagcGCCAGGTTGCTCCCTTGTGGTGGAAGAAATAAGcagacaataaaatttcaacattttcagaGAGAAAACGAGTTTGGTTCCACTTTGAAGAGTTTCACGTTGATCCGGAGTTCAGCAACGTGGAAATCTCGCTAGGCAACGGAGCCAACTTTCAGCCGTTTCAGCTCAAGGCCGTAGCAAGTGACGGCACATATCTGTCCGAGGGCGAGTCCCTGCAAATCAGGCTGAGAACCTCGGCCTCTGAAGCTGTGATGAAAAGTCGCGGGTTCAAAGCTGTCTATTGGGCGGGTAAGCGGATAGAATTCACAGGCAGGagatatttgttttgatttgaaaactTTTCAGTGGACCAAGTAGATGAGGAACAGTCAATATACATAGCCCCAAACCAAACGGCACTTCTGTTGCCCCTGAATTGGCCAGAGATGTCACCAGAATCTGAAGGGAACTTTCGATTTGCTCAAAAACtggtgaaatattaaaataaataattccagaTCGATATTAAGTAATCGTGTATTAGATCGCCCCAATGGGCTACACAATCAGACTGACGCTGTTTGGCCTGCAAGTGGCGCCAAAGGAAAGCGCCGAGTCTTGCTTGGAGGTGCAAGACTTTTACTCGGAGGCCAACGGCACTAGCTGGTCTCTTTGTCGTTTTGACAACGCCAGCACCCCAGTCACACTGACTTCGTACCTGAATATGCTGCTCATCACGCAGGGAGGCGGAGATCTCCTCAACGCCACGGTTTCAGTGGACAACGGTGGGAGTCATCACTGTTGAAAAATGCAGTTATTATTaactaaaacaattatttcaattccaGATTCTGGATTAAAACAGAAACTACTGCTGCCGTCCTTAGGCTCAGGAATAGACTCTTGCACGCCTGACCCGTGCCAAAACGGCGGCCATTGCATCGCAGCCAACAACAACAAGCACAAAAATCGGCCTAATGTGTGCCGGTGTCCAGGACATTTTACAGGTTGAAGAAAACATTATGCAATGCATGATAATTTTACGATAGCTGGGATCATttcaatcaaacaattttttggttaaaaataaaacggagcTATGTGATgggatattaattaaaatataaagatcTATTTATGattcagtttaaataaaattgaatatcttttacatcgatttaatttataatttttctacgCACGTGACATTATAAATTCTTATATCCAGGTCCGTTTTGCGCACTGACATTGTGTGACCTCTCGCCGTGCATGTTCGGCACGTGCGAACTGATTACGGGCAGCTTCAAGTGCAACTGCCAACCGGGCTACCGCGGCACAAACTGCGAACAAAAGCACCGGCCCTGTCTAGACAACCCATGCGAGGGGAGGGGGGACTGCTCTGAGCGTCCCGGAGGGGAAGGTTTCCTGTGCAGATGCCACGCTTGGTGGGAAGGTGAGTTTGTGTCAATCGTCTCATCAACGCCTGCAAACGCTGTTGGTGGGCATCCCGCTCGTCGAATGTGCgaagccggttgcatacacaTTTCTAGATCTGATCgatgtgcgtgtgtgttttcagGATCGCGATGTGAGCGTCGCATGATCAAAATTCCGTTCAAACCGCTGTCGGAGCGGATGCTGCAGGAGCCCTTTTGGTTAGGGTTGATCACTGTCATGATAGTGTTAGTTTGCATTGGCCTTGTGTGGTGTGCTAAACGACATTTCCCTGAGAAATTAGAGAAGTTGTTAGCGGAAGAGGCAGATCGTTCTAGACCTAGTaagaacaacaattttttactctatcTACTTCACTTTCTTGAATGCCACTTTTCTCTCTTAATCTTCAGTAGACAAAGAGTAGTTAGAGCTCTGCTAGTAACCTCTCTTTCTTTCCGTCTTTCTACTTTTGGgtgaaatttgcttttcaagCAGAATTCATCTCGTTGTTGGTAACTCGCTTTGGTTGATATTTACGCCGCTTTCGTATGCAAAACTAGGCTATGCCTTGTCTTCATCGGCGTCACTGTCCGCCCCTGGCGGCGCCGGTGGCATGGGCGTCGCCTGCAGCCCAGTCGGGGCGCCAAGGAACTCTCTGCTCGGCCGACTGGGCATCAGAAAGCCCTCGCTTCTCAGCCTAGCGCCATCCAGTCCCAAGGATGGCTCCGCCCCACGCACTTTCAGTCTAGATGACCTGCTCAGACGTAAGTATCGTGCTTTTGAAAATGCGGCGAGGACACTGGGTTGAATgttagaatttaataaaaataaatcatgccgTGTCATTTTGTATCGACTCGCTTTACACGGAAAAGGCTATGGTCACGcttgaatttttgctttcgGCTATTTTAGAATTGTATAGGATGATAATTAGCATTGAAAGCTGCATTTGTCACGGAATatagattaaattattgaaagtaCGATTCCTTAGAAAATTGTTACCTTTGGTGTATCttgtattgattttcaataccATCAGGAACCCCAAGTCCAAGAAAGAAACGAACCAATTCGACCCCAACGAGAAAGCCGcttgacaagaaaaaaattctgcagCAACTGGTCACGCCAACTGGCGGAGGCAGCACCATGTCAGTTAACTCGGCCGTTGAAGTCTCTAGAAAGGTGAAAtctctgttttaaaattaaatttttattgctttgtttATCTGCAGGTGAGTCTAGGTGAACTCATCCAGATGAGTGACAAAAATAGGCGGACCAAAAGTGAAGAAGGACCTTCCCCTGCAGAAGCCGAAACCTCCCTTGATGCAGACCCTAAATTGGAAAAGAAGGTTTgccaataatttgaatattttttcagagaagctcatatttattaaataagaatgaaaaatttcgttGATccatttgttaataaaaacgATTATTACATTTCCAGGTGACATTTGCCCGTCTTCTGGACAAAGTGTCAGCTGAAATGAGTTCTGGATCAGGCTCCGGTTCTCCTCCGTGTGGCAAAAAGCTGCACGCTCAAGGAGCAGTGTCTCAACCAGACAGTGGCAGTGAGGACGTGTCCACGACCTTCTCAGGGTCTGACCCAACACTACCCTGCACCAGTCGTCGCTTGCTACCAACGAAGAACACTCGTCTCTCTCGCATGTCCAGTGCAGACTCTATTCTTGCCATGTTCAGGTGAGAGGCACAACATTGCTGTCCACTGCCACGTGTGTCTAACCAAAACGTGTTCCTCTCAAATTCTCGCGCACTTCTAGAAGGTAGCCCAGATCGCGACGAAAATGAGCAAGGTCACTTGCTACTTCTCTGATTCTTTTgattgagaatattttttcatctctaTATCCCTCTCTTTGCTCTCGCacttgattggtcgattctcCTTCCATCTGCACTGCATTTCCTCTCCCTTGTATTGCGCTTAACAAAAATTGCGGATTTtgaactaaataattttcttgcagGACCACGTTCAACGCCAGATCATCGCAGCCATCAACACCGTCCAGCCCGCAGGATGTCAGCGCCGACGAATCGTCACCCGGTCCAACGCCTGCGTCGTCGAGCGCCCCTGACTCGCCCATGTCCATTCATCTCTCGACCATTGAAGTTCCAGTCATTAGCTCAGGTATGTGAAAACCAGTTAAATTAATCTGCTAAgcctaaattttaatgaatttaaaaatacctctGCGAGAAAAAAGGATGATCCTTAAATtcacatttcctttttttataaattttgattagatCTGTTTGAAATTCTGCTATTGATTTTGAGGTTAGAGTTGAGCAActggttcatttttttttcaaaaattgcatatcaagcatatcaattaaatttttgtaggaAAAGCATGTTCCTTTATTTCTAAACATTGATGCCAGTTGGCTGAGAGCTGTGCTATgcacattttcttttattaattttgatgtaaaatttttttgctacgctaatttatataaaaaaaacatggcAAAAAATCCACTAATATTGTATATTTggtgtaattattttgattcgaTTTCTCATTGTACTTACAGGTGGGAACAGTTCATCCCTGCAGCATCCACCGACCATCCTACTTGAAATTCCCACCATCGAGTACGGGAAATGCTTGTCGCCGATCAAAGAGGTGCCAACCCCGATCCCGTCGCCAGCGCCAACTCCCTTGCTCGCACCCCGGCGCAACAACAGCAAAGAGCGCGTTGATGAGGACGAGGCCCTGCGCATCGAAGTGCTAAACCCCAGTCCAGTCACTTCGCCATCGTCCACAACGTCCAAATCCCTACCGATGACCACCTATCCGGCCCTCCTTTCGCCCAGCAGTGCCAAACTGCCGAAGAACAAACCCCCTACCAGTTTGCAGATCCCCACCATCTGTTTCCCAGACGACGACTCGCCGGTCAATCCCGTCGTCATCCCGATTCTTACCGTGCAGACGCCGTCGCCACCAGCACCAATGCCAACGGGGTCCCCGCCCCCGCACAGCAAACGCGGCCTCTCCTCCAAAAAGCTCCTGCGTGACCTGATGGCCGACAAACCTGGTTCTCTGGAGCTGCCGGGCGCCCCTCCCGTCATCACCATCACCAACACCCTGAGCGAGATAGAGAGCGACATTGACACGCCGGCCGTGGGCGCCAAGGCAGCCGTTCAGGGGCCAATGTGCTTCCTCAGCCCGTTCGCCATCAAGGGCGCGGACCACCGCACCGCCAGCGAGTCCAACCTGAGCTCGTCAGGGTACAGCTCGATGGCGAGTCCGGGACCGTCACGCTGCGGCTCCAGCAACCCCCTGTGCCCCTCCGAGCCAGAGGAAATCCTCACCCCTGCGGAACGGGGCCGAGAGGGGCCTGCGCCACCTCCGAGGAAGCCGTCCCCCCTGCTGCGGACCCCGGCCATCCAGCCACCGGAAGCTCAAGAGGCTTGCCCTGAATCCAACGATGAGGGCTTCGGCACCGACCACCTGGAAGAATGCAAACTTAAGCTGCCGTCCATTGTGGTTGAGACTGCCGAAGGCGGTGCACTCCTAAGCCCCGTCAGCTCGCGCAGCGAGAGTCCCCTGAGCGACAGAGTGACAGGCATGGACCGATTCTCGCCCCTGTTTTACCACAAATCAGAGCTTCCGTACACGGACTCGGACGGCCTGTACGACTGTCCGAGTTCGGAGGTGGCCAGCGGCAAGCAGAAGATTGGCGGCAGCCAAAAGAAGAAGGTGCGTCGGCCGAGCTCGGCGTCCCTGGTTTCCGCCAGGGGCGGCTCGACGCTGGGCGGTTTGCTGGAAGTGCCGTCGGCCAAGGAGCCGTCCTTCTCCTTACAAAGGTGCCACAGAAAAAGTCCTAAACGCCGCGCAGCGCGTATTGCACCTCCTAGTAGCTCCTCCTCCTCAGAAAGTTTGAATTCGTTCAGGTGAGATTAGCGGTGCGCCCTTTGTTGTTTCTGGCTTGTACCTATAACTAACTTTAAACACCTTTTATAATATACTGTTGATAAAGTTgtacatttccatttttaccaTATACAATATTTTAGCACTTATATTTTTAGCATATTTTCATGGCCCTGATTTTCgctgttgaaaataaagttcaacattcaaaatttattcttgttgGGACTTGCAATCCAGGTGAgcaagaatataattttatttttgaagttttgaGTACAAAAGTGATTTTTGTATGTCTCTCAATCCAAAATagatagtttattttttaatcatttaatttacacacatttttaagcatttcttACAATTGAGTTGAAAGATCACTAAACGTGTTTCACGCAAAAACTGGGGCCTACAATATATATAATCCACCCttctgctctttttatctTCCTCTATTGGACCCAAAAGCCAGCACCAACAAATGTACATGTCAGTGCACGTGAACccatagaaaataaaactgctttGAAACTCAAATACAAACCAAAAGCGGTTGTCTGCACGAGCCCTTTTAGGAATGTGATCTCCCTAATAGTGAAGTTCTGCTTTGGGTGTGCTTCTCGCTTTGAACGTTTATAGCGCTCTGGTGTCGCGATAGTATAGTGGAGGAAACGTGTTTTAAATCGCAGGGGCAACAGAAGCAGTCCAGCTAAAAGAGCCAAAGACGCCACCAGCCCGAGCAAGGTGTCCAAGGCAGTCGCTGAAAAAGCTGCTGCCGAGGTGCGGGTAACTATTGAATTCATTCGTTTGAAACAccgttttcaattattttattcttgtccAGAAGTGTTCGGTTCTTGAAGGAGCTCAGTTGTGGTTCACGAAGATTGAATTGAttactgaaatttgatgattaaGTAATATTTTCGAGTTTTTCTTAACATGTAATGTAGAACTAAATGCTAATTTTGATATTCACAACTAAACTGTGTAGTATTATAGAGGCTTCAACCTGAGTATCATGTATAAATTGATTATCACGCCCTGCTGCATTTACTCGCGCTTTCGCTTATGGTTGAATATGACTCAATTATTTCacgttaaaatttgtacaGGAATCATCTTCCAAAGATGACCAGACGGGTGACAACAATAAACTTTGGAACGGTCCTCCGTCAACGTCGGTGACGCGGGTGGCGAGGAAAATATCAAGACTGAAAACAATTAGCCATCAAATAAGGTGAAATTATGATCCGTATTGCCAAATTTCCAACCCTTACAAAAATTAGGTCCAAACTTTTCtcgtgagaaaaaaatcaattctcatttaagtttttaactGCACTGCTAATTCAtaagaaaaaatcagtttGGGAATGATCAGTTTGCAACCCATATtcggtaaaaaaatatgtagcaCCCCCGCACCTTTTAGAAACCCCACGAGCACCACGTGTTTGTATGTGAGGAAACTAAAGGAGCGATTGTCGGTCATTAACGGCGACAGTCTTTCCTCCGCTCAGGTTCCTGCGGCGACTGGAGCTGAGCATACGCCGGCGCGACGACCCGCAGCAGCAGACCCCGACGGACAACAGCGTGGACACCGAGCTGTCCTCTTCCGCGTCCAGTCCGACCCTGCCGACTGCGCCGGCCGCCTCCATATTGCGCATGaaagcgcgcgcgctcgcccgCCGGCAGATCCCCACGCGGATCCACTCGCGCTGCGAACTTGCCACCTTCCTGCTCGGCGGCCAAACCCACCAGGACTCGGACTGAGCGACACTGAAAACGAATGTTTGGTCTAAAGGTTTTATTTCCGTGTTCACTTTGATATTTACCACTTCACCATGCTCTTGGGTGGTTTTTACTCTAAATAGATCCGGCGGGCAGAGGAGGGGAACTTTTCATGAAGtatgttgtttaaatttaatgcattttgtttttcacaattaaatGTCGAAGACTTTTTATCCGAAAAGATCGCAAAACCTAATGCCACCAACctcaaataaataagcttTTCCTGTTGCAACATCTGTGAGGCATAAagattttccacttttatgGTGAGTCAATTTCTGCTgctcttaatttttatgggAGATTATCCATTCCAATATTCAACTTTTTTACTACATAAACCCAAAcgtttttatattaaactttttaaattattaatggttttgaatttcatctCGATCACAAATGTTCTTTTTACGATGATGGCATGGAAGATGTGGATTATATGTACATATTAATTATGGATATCAATGCTTGAAATTAGTTTATGGTGTACAAATATAGTCTTGATGATGACAGAAGAGCTCAAAAAATGCTCATAACAAGACAGGACACTGTGgaaattagttaaaaactggaagaggattgatatttttgtaaacaaatatGAATGGAATTATATTGTACTCTGATCAAAACGAACGCAGATATTTTAAGCAAGTTTGACTGCGCTGAGGCTTattgttctattttttctggaaagaGATAGAGACAAGATGTTTGTGTTATGATTTTGCTCACAAAATTGTACGAGTGATATCATTAAATTGTCTCTAGAGctaattaataagaaaatactCGAACGACTGCGCATACCCTGCAATAAAATCTCATGATTATTCTGATGCtgggaacaaaataaatgggaATCAagcaaagcaattttaaaagcagatgGGAAATTCTAAAGGAAACCTTGATGGAGAAACGTTGCTATTTTACACAGTGTTGACttcacttttgaaattttgagacGGCATTTTCTAACCGACAAAAACCATTCTGCGCCAAGTGTAACTCTGAAGTGCTCTGAATAAT
The nucleotide sequence above comes from Cloeon dipterum chromosome X, ieCloDipt1.1, whole genome shotgun sequence. Encoded proteins:
- the LOC135946802 gene encoding uncharacterized protein LOC135946802 isoform X9; amino-acid sequence: MLLGAVSLLLVGPVLVAAAPAAPWPTKEPLTAVPDDVCREDKDNSVGAGPATALRLALNHPLFDWKKGLVAGITYQVHVELQKRTDRPLMLLLQLSDGSLASFETKQDKLWPACGDGVLVNVPPDAQHIRVAFTFSQAPPTAKNVTFRASLFEAKSPLDRRHLIAAARVENLLIPGCALTSLTDHGNMSWTALEGASALHYDCHFTIPKPPLRRGLVVTLKRLNIAGAPGNCQDGYLQVGDGHTLCGKLEELRGTSIYLPEPEGAGLEIRVHAATQRGHPVQFEFSFRAVDACYNLTLTKQNSTFVSQVTADLSCSVRLHVAYGYRVALSLELRPAEHNDVLESSEGDIWDEVVLDDEYNNEEEILCPGLQIRVSGPDGEYWSQCASQVGPVVRLIGRSNQLQVSVTTVSSLDTIAQLHLRYFSIARPELTDDCPGYGWVGLSESSCALPLMDRALPWAQAAKECTRKGAHLVSVNSAQVQANLDNILKLSPGFSDEGAFWLGASDRIREGSFRWTDGQPLSYFNWFPGWPEFAQYNKQPSDDGLSEQDCIEMRRSFLVPSSTLPGSVSPTLRMTPTLMWNDRDCGASNLFVCEIQKTGVAESSESKTPATPRREESCNRNITLGRDLGLSPSAVVTSPGFPHSYPDNARCLTRVFAPPGHHVVIDFEELVLEKEPMCSYDYLEISEPDADVPARRLCHDWSGKLKLLRHISKGSELQLLFSSDYSHRFGGFKARVFMENDKFECAESREIKYNSSCYLFIGFPEVTWTTARQVCRGINAELASVHDNDEQSFLTTALRNSEQYSANSVFWLGGRLEANSTQLTWSDQSLASFTAWPAGVQASREDRCLAVGWQTAPTVGLSSGLYWQAQRCSLVGGFVCQRRIQDLPGALSTNKTVEGTSGLLQSPNFPQAYPANVDYWVKITAPANSRLIVSFKKIDLEPQSECLYDFIAMWNYDETEPAETVCGTKTEEELKLFRFVSTSNQVLVHFRSDFSISGSGFELEWKAVPLLGCPEQTLMANEGKFKSPNFPDFLLTNLDCTINILAPERKRVWFHFEEFHVDPEFSNVEISLGNGANFQPFQLKAVASDGTYLSEGESLQIRLRTSASEAVMKSRGFKAVYWAVDQVDEEQSIYIAPNQTALLLPLNWPEMSPESEGNFRFAQKLIAPMGYTIRLTLFGLQVAPKESAESCLEVQDFYSEANGTSWSLCRFDNASTPVTLTSYLNMLLITQGGGDLLNATVSVDNDSGLKQKLLLPSLGSGIDSCTPDPCQNGGHCIAANNNKHKNRPNVCRCPGHFTGPFCALTLCDLSPCMFGTCELITGSFKCNCQPGYRGTNCEQKHRPCLDNPCEGRGDCSERPGGEGFLCRCHAWWEGSRCERRMIKIPFKPLSERMLQEPFWLGLITVMIVLVCIGLVWCAKRHFPEKLEKLLAEEADRSRPSYALSSSASLSAPGGAGGMGVACSPVGAPRNSLLGRLGIRKPSLLSLAPSSPKDGSAPRTFSLDDLLRRTPSPRKKRTNSTPTRKPLDKKKILQQLVTPTGGGSTMSVNSAVEVSRKVSLGELIQMSDKNRRTKSEEGPSPAEAETSLDADPKLEKKVTFARLLDKVSAEMSSGSGSGSPPCGKKLHAQGAVSQPDSGSEDVSTTFSGSDPTLPCTSRRLLPTKNTRLSRMSSADSILAMFRTTFNARSSQPSTPSSPQDVSADESSPGPTPASSSAPDSPMSIHLSTIEVPVISSGGNSSSLQHPPTILLEIPTIEYGKCLSPIKEVPTPIPSPAPTPLLAPRRNNSKERVDEDEALRIEVLNPSPVTSPSSTTSKSLPMTTYPALLSPSSAKLPKNKPPTSLQIPTICFPDDDSPVNPVVIPILTVQTPSPPAPMPTGSPPPHSKRGLSSKKLLRDLMADKPGSLELPGAPPVITITNTLSEIESDIDTPAVGAKAAVQGPMCFLSPFAIKGADHRTASESNLSSSGYSSMASPGPSRCGSSNPLCPSEPEEILTPAERGREGPAPPPRKPSPLLRTPAIQPPEAQEACPESNDEGFGTDHLEECKLKLPSIVVETAEGGALLSPVSSRSESPLSDRVTGMDRFSPLFYHKSELPYTDSDGLYDCPSSEVASGKQKIGGSQKKKVRRPSSASLVSARGGSTLGGLLEVPSAKEPSFSLQRCHRKSPKRRAARIAPPSSSSSSESLNSFRGNRSSPAKRAKDATSPSKVSKAVAEKAAAEVRKCSVLEGAQLWFTKIELITEI